Proteins from a genomic interval of Quercus lobata isolate SW786 chromosome 11, ValleyOak3.0 Primary Assembly, whole genome shotgun sequence:
- the LOC115967459 gene encoding pentatricopeptide repeat-containing protein At3g18020-like: protein MFRFIAPSPKFPIPQNHNHNHNHKTITLTLAAFFFTHTIIDQPPKREPEHDISITNNPSYWTKKIHRLCAKDRNVDEALRLLDGLSLRGYQPDSLNINTIIHALCHSHRFSEAHHRLLLFLSSHWVPDERTCNVLIARLLDSRTPYTTLHVIHRLIYVKPEFVPSLPNYNRLMNQFCSLQRRPDEAHRLFFDMKSRGHCPNVVSYTTLINGYCRIGELGNAHKVFDEMGENGVVPNSLTYSVLLGGVLRERDIERGRELMCKLWEKVSDEKDLSVRNAAFANLVDSLCREGFFNEVFRIAEDMPQGKSVCEEFVYGQIIDSLCKAGKHHGASRIVYIMRKRGFLPSLASYNTIIHGLCKEGGYMRAYQLLEEGIEFGYLPSEYTYKVLVEGLCKESDLYKARNLLQYMLNKKGVDRTRMFNIYLRALCLITNPTELLNALVFMLQNQCQPDVITLNTVINGFCKMGRIGEALKVLNDMIIGKFCAPDAVTFTTIIQGLLNVGRTQEAFDFLYHIMPERGVTPGVVTYNAVLHCLFKLQQPNEAMGFFNRMASDGVSVDCTTYTIIIDGLCKANRIEEAMKIWDDVIWPSKYHDNYVYAALLKGLCCSGKFNEACHFLYELVDSGVSPNIFNYNILIDSACKLGLMREAYQVVGEMRRNGLAPDAVTWRILDKLHDM from the coding sequence ATGTTCCGCTTCATCGCCCCATCACCAAAGTTCCCAATCCcacaaaaccacaaccacaaccacaaccacaagaCCATAACCTTAACTCTTGCTGCATTCTTCTTCACTCACACTATCATCGACCAACCACCAAAACGTGAACCAGAACACGACATCAGCATCACCAACAACCCCTCGTACTGGACCAAAAAGATTCACAGACTCTGCGCCAAAGATCGCAATGTCGACGAGGCGCTTCGCCTTCTCGACGGCCTCAGCCTCCGCGGATACCAACCAGACTCTCTCAACATCAACACCATCATTCACGCACTCTGCCACTCCCACCGCTTCTCCGAAGCTCACCACCGCCTTCTACTCTTCTTATCTTCTCATTGGGTCCCTGACGAGCGTACCTGCAATGTTCTTATTGCCAGGTTACTCGATTCTCGAACCCCATATACCACATTGCATGTTATTCATCGTCTGATTTATGTTAAGCCTGAGTTTGTCCCGTCTTTGCCTAATTATAACCGTTTGATGAATCAGTTTTGCTCGTTACAACGACGGCCTGATGAAGCTCATAGGTTGTTTTTTGATATGAAGAGTAGAGGGCATTGCCCAAATGTTGTTTCTTATACTACTTTGATTAATGGGTATTGTAGAATTGGTGAATTGGGTAATGCCCACaaggtgtttgatgaaatggGTGAGAATGGTGTGGTACCCAATTCGCTAACATATAGTGTATTATTAGGTGGTGTTCTTCGGGAGCGCGACATTGAGCGTGGGAGGGAATTGATGTGCAAACTTTGGGAGAAGGTGAGTGATGAAAAGGACCTGTCTGTGAGAAATGCTGCTTTTGCCAACCTGGTTGATTCTTTGTGTAGAGAAGGGTTTTTTAACGAAGTGTTTAGGATTGCGGAAGACATGCCTCAAGGGAAGAGTGTGTGTGAGGAATTCGTTTATGGACAGATTATAGATTCACTTTGTAAAGCTGGAAAGCATCATGGGGCCTCAAGGATTGTTTACATAATGAGGAAGAGGGGGTTTCTTCCAAGTTTGGCATCGTACAATACTATCATACATGGACTATGCAAGGAGGGAGGTTATATGAGGGCATATCAGTTGCTGGAAGAAGGAATTGAGTTTGGGTACCTACCATCTGAGTATACATATAAGGTTCTAGTAGAAGGTCTTTGCAAAGAATCGGACCTCTACAAGGCAAGGAATCTTCTCCAATATATGCTGAATAAGAAGGGTGTGGACAGAACAAGAATGttcaatatatatttaagaGCTCTTTGTCTTATCACTAACCCAACTGAGCTTTTGAATGCACTTGTTTTTATGCTTCAAAACCAGTGTCAGCCTGATGTCATTACCTTGAACACAGTTATAAATGGGTTTTGCAAGATGGGGAGGATTGGAGAAGCTTTGAAGGTATTAAATGATATGATAATAGGCAAATTTTGTGCCCCGGATGCTGTGACCTTCACTACCATCATACAAGGTTTATTAAATGTTGGAAGAACCCAGGAAGCTTTCGACTTTTTGTATCACATAATGCCAGAACGAGGTGTTACACCTGGTGTTGTGACATATAATGCAGTTCTTCATTGCTTGTTTAAACTTCAACAACCAAATGAAGCAATGGGGTTTTTTAATAGAATGGCAAGTGATGGTGTCTCGGTTGATTGTACCACTTATACTATAATAATTGATGGATTATGTAAAGCCAACCGGATAGAAGAGGCCATGAAGATTTGGGATGATGTCATATGGCCATCAAAGTATCATGATAATTATGTTTATGCAGCCCTTCTCAAAGGGCTTTGCTGCTCAGGCAAATTCAATGAAGCTTGCCATTTCTTATATGAATTGGTTGATTCTGGGGTCTCTCCAAACATTttcaattataatattttgattgaCAGTGCATGCAAGTTGGGCTTAATGAGAGAAGCTTATCAAGTTGTGGGAGAGATGAGAAGGAATGGGCTGGCCCCAGATGCTGTAACCTGGAGGATTCTTGACAAATTACATGATATGTGA
- the LOC115967461 gene encoding uncharacterized protein LOC115967461 encodes MAMRKFYSEIKGLKVKEVPNHVKPMLSTNYSKNEFQRWLDNYHAKYIQTNSIDLPYHVCFGGMAFSYMVALPEERCHLKHQEHAKEHGGH; translated from the coding sequence ATGGCAATGAGGAAATTCTACAGTGAGATCAAGGGGCTGAAGGTGAAGGAGGTGCCCAACCATGTGAAGCCAATGCTTTCCACCAACTATTCGAAGAATGAATTTCAGAGATGGCTGGACAACTACCATGCCAAGTACATTCAAACCAACTCCATTGACCTGCCCTACCATGTCTGCTTTGGTGGAATGGCCTTCTCCTATATGGTTGCACTCCCTGAGGAACGCTGCCACCTTAAGCACCAGGAGCATGCCAAGGAGCATGGAGGGCACTGA